In Flavivirga abyssicola, the following are encoded in one genomic region:
- a CDS encoding ZIP family metal transporter: MNNYLLPFYAVILGVLIALVTKTKKSWNTKLLLSFSGAFLLALTLFELLPEVYNHLDTKLTGLYIMCGILLQIILELFSKGAEHGHVHIHKNETAFPWLLFISLCIHSFLEGFAIHEHNDMVYGVLIHKIPIATLISMFLFQSNYSKIQIGIFLTIFACMTPLGTIISHTSETVANFAHIINAIVIGIFFHISTTILFESGDGHKFNLSKFIAIILGVGIAYLI; this comes from the coding sequence ATGAACAACTACCTTTTACCTTTTTATGCTGTTATTTTGGGCGTGCTTATAGCTCTTGTTACCAAAACAAAAAAATCTTGGAACACCAAGCTACTACTCTCTTTTAGTGGTGCTTTTTTACTAGCTCTAACACTTTTTGAATTATTACCCGAGGTTTATAATCATTTAGACACCAAACTAACCGGGCTTTATATTATGTGCGGTATTTTACTGCAAATTATTTTAGAGCTATTTTCTAAAGGTGCAGAACATGGCCATGTACACATACACAAGAATGAAACAGCTTTTCCATGGTTATTATTTATTAGCTTATGCATTCATAGTTTTCTAGAAGGATTTGCCATACATGAACACAACGATATGGTTTACGGAGTGTTAATACATAAAATACCTATTGCGACTTTAATCAGTATGTTTTTATTTCAATCTAATTACAGTAAAATACAGATTGGTATCTTTCTAACCATTTTTGCATGTATGACACCATTGGGAACTATTATTTCACATACTTCCGAAACTGTTGCCAACTTTGCACATATTATTAATGCCATAGTTATTGGTATCTTTTTTCATATTTCCACGACCATTCTATTTGAAAGTGGAGATGGACATAAGTTCAACTTATCTAAATTTATTGCCATTATTCTAGGAGTTGGTATAGCTTATTTGATATAA
- a CDS encoding DUF4268 domain-containing protein, whose amino-acid sequence MFSKEESRQLRQEFWTSFGKSFPRKWILYNTKLKGLSFKFHFDNKKALVALDLEDDLENRIKYWEKLQALKPILIDDFLPNAIFNEEYFLDNEKEVSRIYVPLEQKVSIHNKNSWRVVMEFFNKEMLLFEAFFEAYKEVIEG is encoded by the coding sequence ATGTTTTCTAAAGAAGAATCACGACAATTACGACAAGAGTTTTGGACCAGTTTTGGGAAATCCTTTCCTCGAAAATGGATTTTATACAACACAAAATTAAAAGGTCTTAGCTTTAAGTTTCACTTTGATAACAAAAAGGCTTTAGTGGCTTTAGATTTAGAAGATGATCTTGAAAACCGTATCAAATATTGGGAAAAGCTTCAAGCATTAAAACCTATACTTATAGATGATTTTCTACCTAATGCTATTTTTAATGAGGAATATTTTTTAGATAACGAAAAAGAAGTTTCCAGAATTTATGTGCCTTTAGAGCAAAAAGTATCTATTCATAATAAAAATTCATGGAGAGTTGTTATGGAGTTTTTCAATAAAGAGATGCTATTATTTGAAGCTTTTTTTGAAGCATATAAAGAGGTGATTGAAGGCTAA
- a CDS encoding addiction module protein: protein MAAIELRNSLIERFNRIIKDDSKLMTLDGIFDSINIVESPSLVSEEHYKIVEERRRKHLAGETKGKNWDDVKSEIKKKYGF from the coding sequence ATGGCAGCAATAGAATTAAGAAATAGTTTAATAGAACGTTTTAACAGAATCATTAAAGATGATTCCAAGTTAATGACGTTAGATGGTATTTTCGATTCTATTAATATAGTAGAATCTCCATCATTAGTATCAGAAGAGCATTATAAAATCGTTGAAGAGCGCAGAAGAAAACATCTAGCAGGTGAAACCAAAGGAAAGAACTGGGATGATGTAAAAAGCGAGATTAAGAAGAAATATGGGTTCTAA
- a CDS encoding THUMP domain-containing class I SAM-dependent RNA methyltransferase: MEENFTMVAKTLFGFEELLANELTKLGAQDVKKGVRNVRFSGDKGFMYKANLGLRTAVKILKPIHTFTVNSEKDLYNKIYAMEWGDYLKPTGTLAVDATIHSDLFSHSLYIAQKTKDAIVDKFRDTTGQRPNVDLKFPDLKINVHIDRRQCTISLDSSGDSLHKRGYKTATNIAPINEVLAAGLIMLSGWDGQTDFMDPMCGSGTMLIEAAMIACNIPPNLMRKEFAFERWQDWDVDLFEKIEESLLKKTRDFHHKIIGYDKAPSAVAKTRDNVKNAQLEDFIEVKHEDFFKTQKGGEAKLHMVFNPPYGERLNIDMQQFYKDIGDTLKQNYPGTDAWFITSNLDALKHVGLRPSRKIQLFNAKLESRLVKYVMYEGSKKGKYMK, translated from the coding sequence ATGGAAGAAAATTTCACAATGGTGGCCAAAACTCTATTTGGTTTTGAAGAATTATTAGCAAACGAACTTACAAAACTTGGGGCACAAGATGTTAAAAAAGGCGTTCGTAATGTACGTTTTTCGGGTGATAAGGGCTTTATGTACAAAGCTAATTTAGGTTTACGTACTGCTGTTAAAATTTTAAAGCCTATCCATACATTTACTGTAAATAGCGAAAAAGATTTATACAATAAAATCTACGCTATGGAGTGGGGGGATTATTTAAAGCCCACTGGAACTTTAGCGGTTGATGCAACGATTCATTCCGATTTGTTTTCCCACTCTTTATATATTGCTCAAAAAACAAAAGATGCTATTGTAGATAAGTTTCGTGATACTACAGGGCAACGACCAAATGTCGATTTAAAATTTCCTGATCTTAAAATCAATGTCCATATAGACAGGCGTCAATGTACCATTTCTTTAGATTCTTCGGGAGATTCTTTGCATAAACGCGGTTATAAAACGGCTACTAATATTGCTCCTATCAACGAAGTACTGGCAGCAGGATTGATTATGTTATCGGGCTGGGATGGGCAAACCGATTTTATGGACCCCATGTGTGGTAGTGGAACGATGCTAATTGAAGCCGCTATGATAGCTTGTAATATTCCGCCTAATTTGATGCGTAAAGAATTTGCTTTTGAGCGTTGGCAGGATTGGGATGTTGATTTATTTGAAAAAATAGAAGAATCGCTTCTTAAGAAAACCAGAGACTTTCATCATAAAATTATTGGGTATGATAAGGCTCCTAGTGCGGTTGCTAAAACCAGAGATAATGTAAAGAATGCTCAATTAGAAGATTTTATTGAGGTTAAACACGAAGATTTCTTTAAAACTCAAAAAGGTGGTGAAGCGAAATTGCACATGGTATTTAACCCACCGTACGGCGAGCGTTTAAATATTGATATGCAACAGTTTTATAAAGATATTGGTGATACTTTAAAACAGAATTATCCGGGTACTGATGCTTGGTTTATTACGAGTAACCTTGATGCTCTTAAGCATGTTGGTTTACGTCCTTCACGAAAAATACAGTTGTTTAATGCCAAGCTAGAATCTCGTTTGGTTAAATATGTGATGTACGAAGGAAGTAAGAAGGGGAAATATATGAAGTGA
- a CDS encoding class I SAM-dependent methyltransferase: MITNTTNWYTSWFDTPFYHILYKDRDDTEAQAFMDTLTNYLNMPELGTILDLACGKGRHAVYLNTLGYHVTGVDLSENSIKHAKQFENDTLHFEVHDMCKPYNKQFDAVFNLFTSFGYFDKDEDNLSTIKAIKANLNDFGFGVIDFMNSEFIIDNLVPEDLKTVDGIDFHLKRYVEDGYIVKDISFMADDENYNFQERVKAFTLDDFQKLFKKAGVHLLDVFGDYKLRKFNAKTSERLVMIFK, translated from the coding sequence ATGATAACAAATACAACAAATTGGTACACATCTTGGTTTGACACACCATTTTACCACATTTTATATAAAGATAGGGACGATACCGAAGCACAGGCGTTTATGGATACCTTGACCAATTATTTAAATATGCCCGAGCTTGGAACTATTTTAGATTTAGCCTGTGGAAAAGGGAGGCATGCCGTTTACTTAAACACTTTGGGATACCATGTAACAGGTGTAGATTTAAGTGAAAACAGTATTAAACATGCTAAACAATTTGAAAACGACACCTTACATTTTGAAGTCCATGATATGTGTAAGCCTTACAATAAGCAATTTGATGCCGTTTTTAATTTGTTTACTAGTTTTGGGTATTTTGATAAAGATGAAGACAACTTAAGTACTATCAAAGCCATAAAAGCTAATTTGAATGATTTTGGTTTTGGAGTCATTGATTTTATGAATAGTGAATTTATAATTGATAATTTAGTGCCCGAAGATCTCAAAACAGTTGACGGTATAGACTTTCATTTAAAGCGCTATGTAGAAGATGGTTATATTGTAAAAGACATTTCGTTTATGGCAGATGATGAAAATTATAATTTCCAAGAGCGCGTAAAAGCATTTACACTTGATGATTTTCAAAAATTATTTAAAAAAGCCGGCGTACATTTGTTAGATGTTTTTGGAGATTATAAATTGCGTAAGTTTAATGCGAAAACATCTGAACGTTTAGTAATGATTTTTAAATAG
- a CDS encoding DUF6443 domain-containing protein, whose product MTLLFNISKYKKQAIGLLVIFTFFQSSFSQNIEGPTSVTPNSVDNYAFFNGSPHIRTSWSVTGGTITSSSANGNTVFYVTIQWGASGVGTVNFKKGSTILGSLNVTIAPLPSTPTTPTVVNNCGNSVLTRGNPPSGETWFWQSSPTGTSTSNSASQIMLTSGNVYYLRSRNNSSFVWSNASTANYNIKTIPNIPAYPSVVNNCGNSVLTRSTSIPSGETWYWQSSASGTSTSNSSSQITLTSGSVYYLRARNNTTQCWSTARSVNYTIKTIPDVPLTNITMSNSCGHTVIFHSGSSNSSETFYWQSSPTGTATGTTNSSNHITLTSGTVYYLRARNNNTGCWGSARTVNYSVNTTEIPSAPTITNNCGNTVLTKDSAPSGVTWYWQSSSSGTSTSNSATSITRTSGTVYYLRARNNSSLCWSAARTVNYSINVIPGVPSTPTIANNCGNTVLTKGSAPSGVTWYWQSSSSGTSTSNSATSITRTSGTVYYLRARNNTSGCWSAARTVNYSINVIPGVPSAPTITNNCGNTVLTKGSATSGVTWYWQSSSSGTSTSNSATSITRTSGTVYYLRARNNSSLCWSAARTVNYSINVIPGVPSAPTITNNCGNTVLTKGSAPSGVTWYWQSSSSGTSTNNSATSITKTSGTIYYLRARNNTSGCWSVARTVNYSINTTGVPNAPTITNNCGNTVLTKGSAPSGVTWYWQSSSSGTSTSNSGTSITRTSGTVYYLRARNNSSLCWSPARTINYTITLPTTWYADADNDGYGNASVSTSSCSMPTNYVANSSDYDDANVNITNIAPQNFYQDSDGDGFGDPTVSVFYSVAPNGYVTDNSDQCPASFGTAANSGCPLETVLSNENYIYNITPRIATTSSSTLTNSNKIETVTYFDGLGRPMQNIAIRTGGNNEDVITHIDYDAFGRQNKDYLPHALTVNNGLYKTDALTTTNNFYNTAKYENTTNPYSEKHLENSPLNRVLEQGAPGNDWLLNKTSDTDHTIKFEYATNTANEVKIFEVNLSLANNTYTPTLTGGINYYVAGTLFKTVTKDENWTSGNNHSTKEFKDKQGRVVLKRTYNDNIAHDTYYVYDTYGNLTYVLPPKAEPHTTLPDATELAELCYQYKYDDKNRLVEKKIPGKGWESIIYNKLDQPILTQDANLNTQNKWLFTKYDVFGRVAYTGLMSSSSNRVTLQNLANNTSTQYVTKSASPTTVSGTTLHYSNDGSVYPTTGISEIHTINYYDNYAFNGFSNLPGSSGGQNIINNDNTNPLLTKGLTTCSKVRVLGEDDWITTITGYDAKGRPIYVKSENDYLGTTDIIENALDFLGAINKTVASHTKGTTNIVTEDLFTYDHRGRLKKQTQELNNTNILEVITENNYDELGQLTNKGVGGKTTQGRLQNIDYTYNIRGWLKQINDPTALGTDLFGFKINYNTVDHGGTTLFNGNIAETEWKTANTDNSLKWYTYTYDALNRITSAINTTNTDYNLNSVAYDKNGNITSLERRGHTNSGATAFDVMDNLVYTYLNNSNKLIKVLDNGNGTYGFKDGSNTTTEYTYDANGNMLTDANKGISTNITYNHLNLPTQVALGGGNISYIYDATGVKLKKVVSTGATTEYAGNYVYENGSLKFFNHPEGYVRTELVSGSVQYGYVYQYKDHLGNVRLSYSDTDGNGSVTSSKILEENNYYPFGLKHKGYNNVINGTDHKYGFGGKEEQDELGLGWIDITARNYNPELGRWMNIDPLAEKMRRHSPYNYAFDNPIYFIDYDGMMPSGPGKKYVLASSQTGNISPVRKNSYFNKGRKRGENGLNYHYHSLPSSGLSSTGTKTELSGNIIKPNLVEKVITKLSAKELTNSISSEVTTVTGQYFDSEGNKLDSIDGASSYSVNTATETTTFEPGYTGELPEEGTVTNTSSTTTYDITGGSGMKEYGGKQLTNAKTTSTEPSISKINFEDASTQQQETVKTHVDSNFKAAAKIAMKTLQNLEKAIPVPEAKEPK is encoded by the coding sequence ATGACATTACTATTCAATATATCTAAATATAAAAAACAGGCTATTGGACTATTAGTCATTTTTACATTTTTTCAGTCTAGTTTTAGCCAAAATATAGAAGGCCCAACTTCCGTAACACCAAATAGCGTAGATAATTATGCTTTTTTTAATGGTTCACCACATATTAGAACAAGTTGGAGCGTAACAGGAGGAACGATAACTTCTAGTAGTGCGAATGGGAACACTGTATTCTACGTCACCATACAATGGGGAGCTTCAGGGGTAGGAACTGTTAATTTTAAAAAAGGATCAACCATATTAGGATCTCTAAATGTTACTATTGCACCTTTACCCAGTACCCCAACAACTCCAACCGTAGTTAATAATTGCGGTAATAGTGTCCTAACCAGGGGAAATCCACCAAGCGGGGAAACTTGGTTTTGGCAAAGTAGCCCAACGGGAACTAGTACTAGCAATTCGGCAAGTCAAATTATGTTAACAAGTGGTAATGTGTATTATTTAAGATCAAGAAATAATTCGTCATTCGTTTGGAGTAATGCAAGTACTGCGAATTACAATATAAAAACAATACCAAATATTCCAGCATACCCGTCAGTAGTTAATAATTGTGGAAATAGTGTGCTAACGAGAAGTACATCAATACCAAGTGGAGAAACATGGTATTGGCAAAGTAGTGCATCAGGAACCAGTACAAGTAATTCCTCGAGTCAAATTACATTAACAAGTGGTTCTGTTTATTATTTAAGGGCGAGAAATAACACGACACAATGCTGGAGTACCGCACGCTCGGTAAATTATACAATAAAAACGATACCAGATGTCCCTTTAACAAATATAACGATGTCCAATTCATGTGGGCACACGGTAATTTTTCATAGTGGTTCTTCAAATAGTTCGGAAACATTTTATTGGCAAAGTAGTCCAACGGGAACAGCTACAGGAACAACTAATTCAAGTAATCATATTACACTCACTAGTGGCACTGTATATTATTTAAGAGCCAGAAACAATAATACGGGGTGTTGGGGATCTGCCAGAACCGTGAACTATAGTGTTAATACAACAGAAATTCCTAGCGCACCAACCATTACCAATAATTGCGGGAATACTGTACTTACCAAAGACTCTGCTCCTAGTGGGGTTACCTGGTACTGGCAAAGTAGCAGTTCGGGCACAAGTACCAGCAATTCGGCAACCAGTATTACCAGAACTTCTGGCACCGTATATTATCTAAGAGCCAGAAATAATAGCTCTTTGTGTTGGAGTGCGGCCAGAACCGTAAACTATAGTATCAATGTTATACCAGGAGTCCCTAGTACACCAACCATCGCCAATAATTGCGGGAATACTGTACTTACCAAAGGCTCTGCTCCTAGCGGGGTTACCTGGTACTGGCAAAGTAGCAGTTCGGGCACAAGTACCAGCAATTCGGCAACCAGTATTACCAGAACTTCTGGCACCGTATATTATCTAAGAGCCAGAAATAACACAAGTGGCTGTTGGAGTGCAGCAAGAACCGTGAACTATAGTATCAATGTTATACCAGGAGTCCCTAGTGCACCAACCATTACCAATAATTGCGGGAATACTGTACTTACCAAAGGCTCTGCTACTAGCGGGGTTACTTGGTACTGGCAAAGTAGCAGTTCGGGCACAAGTACCAGCAATTCGGCAACCAGTATTACCAGAACTTCTGGCACTGTATATTATCTAAGAGCCAGAAATAATAGTTCCTTATGTTGGAGTGCAGCCAGAACCGTGAACTATAGTATCAATGTTATACCAGGAGTCCCTAGTGCACCAACCATCACCAATAATTGCGGGAATACTGTACTTACCAAAGGCTCTGCTCCTAGTGGGGTTACATGGTACTGGCAAAGTAGCAGTTCGGGCACAAGTACTAACAATTCGGCAACTAGCATAACAAAAACTTCTGGCACCATATATTATTTAAGAGCTAGAAATAACACAAGTGGCTGTTGGAGTGTAGCCAGAACCGTGAACTATAGTATTAATACGACAGGAGTTCCTAACGCACCAACCATCACCAATAATTGTGGGAATACTGTACTTACCAAAGGCTCTGCTCCTAGTGGGGTTACCTGGTACTGGCAAAGTAGCAGTTCGGGCACAAGTACTAGCAATTCGGGAACCAGCATAACCAGAACTTCTGGCACCGTATATTATTTAAGAGCTAGGAATAATAGCTCCTTATGTTGGAGTCCCGCTAGAACAATCAACTATACTATTACACTACCTACGACTTGGTATGCTGATGCCGATAACGATGGATATGGCAATGCATCAGTATCAACATCATCATGTAGTATGCCTACAAACTATGTGGCTAATAGCAGCGATTATGACGATGCCAATGTGAATATTACCAATATAGCACCACAGAATTTTTATCAGGATAGTGATGGTGATGGCTTTGGAGATCCTACAGTAAGTGTTTTTTATAGTGTAGCACCTAACGGTTATGTAACAGATAATAGCGACCAATGTCCAGCCTCTTTTGGAACAGCAGCCAATAGCGGTTGTCCTTTAGAAACGGTACTTAGTAATGAAAACTACATATACAACATCACCCCTAGAATTGCTACAACCAGCAGTAGCACACTCACTAACTCCAACAAAATAGAAACGGTTACTTATTTTGACGGACTGGGCAGACCTATGCAGAATATTGCCATTCGGACGGGAGGAAACAACGAAGATGTGATTACCCATATCGATTACGATGCCTTTGGCAGACAAAACAAAGACTATTTACCTCATGCCTTAACAGTAAACAATGGTTTATATAAAACCGATGCCTTAACAACAACCAACAATTTTTATAACACGGCAAAATATGAGAATACCACAAATCCATACTCAGAAAAACATTTAGAAAACTCACCTTTAAATCGGGTATTAGAACAAGGAGCTCCTGGTAATGATTGGCTACTTAATAAAACTAGCGATACCGATCATACTATAAAATTTGAATATGCTACCAATACTGCCAATGAGGTTAAAATATTTGAAGTCAACTTAAGCCTAGCCAATAATACCTATACCCCAACTTTAACAGGGGGCATTAATTATTATGTAGCAGGAACACTTTTTAAAACGGTTACCAAAGATGAAAACTGGACCAGTGGTAATAATCACAGTACCAAAGAATTTAAAGACAAACAAGGACGTGTTGTATTAAAACGTACATATAACGACAATATCGCCCATGATACATATTACGTATATGATACATACGGAAATTTAACCTATGTACTACCTCCTAAAGCAGAACCTCATACTACTTTGCCAGACGCTACAGAACTAGCAGAACTATGTTATCAATATAAATATGATGATAAAAACCGATTGGTTGAAAAGAAAATTCCAGGAAAAGGCTGGGAATCTATTATCTATAATAAATTAGACCAACCCATTTTAACACAAGATGCAAATTTAAATACTCAAAACAAGTGGTTATTTACCAAATATGATGTATTTGGCAGGGTAGCTTACACTGGATTAATGAGTTCAAGTAGCAATAGAGTTACATTGCAAAATTTAGCGAATAATACCAGCACACAATATGTTACTAAAAGCGCATCGCCTACCACTGTTTCTGGAACCACTTTACACTATAGTAACGATGGTAGTGTATATCCAACAACTGGGATTTCAGAAATACATACTATTAATTACTATGACAATTATGCTTTTAACGGATTTAGCAACTTACCTGGCAGTTCTGGTGGACAAAACATTATAAATAATGATAATACAAATCCATTACTTACCAAAGGGCTTACTACTTGCAGTAAAGTAAGGGTTTTAGGCGAAGATGATTGGATTACTACCATAACGGGATACGATGCAAAAGGACGCCCTATCTACGTAAAAAGCGAGAATGATTATTTGGGAACTACAGATATTATAGAAAATGCCCTTGACTTTTTGGGCGCAATCAATAAAACAGTAGCCTCCCATACCAAAGGAACTACAAATATCGTTACTGAAGACCTTTTTACCTATGATCATAGAGGCAGGCTAAAAAAACAAACACAAGAATTAAACAACACCAACATACTTGAGGTAATTACTGAAAACAACTATGATGAGCTAGGACAACTTACTAACAAAGGAGTTGGTGGAAAAACCACCCAAGGCAGGTTACAAAATATAGATTATACTTATAACATTCGAGGCTGGCTGAAACAAATAAACGATCCCACGGCGTTAGGAACCGATCTGTTTGGCTTTAAAATCAATTATAACACAGTCGACCACGGCGGCACTACATTGTTTAATGGTAATATTGCAGAGACCGAGTGGAAAACAGCCAATACCGATAACAGTCTAAAATGGTATACCTATACTTATGATGCTTTGAACAGAATTACAAGTGCAATCAACACGACCAATACTGATTATAACCTAAACTCGGTAGCCTACGACAAGAATGGCAATATTACCAGTTTAGAAAGACGTGGGCATACCAATAGTGGTGCAACGGCCTTTGACGTCATGGACAATCTGGTTTATACCTATCTCAACAATAGTAACAAGCTTATAAAAGTGTTGGATAATGGAAATGGTACTTATGGTTTTAAAGATGGTTCTAATACAACCACCGAATACACTTATGATGCCAATGGCAACATGCTCACCGATGCCAACAAGGGCATTTCAACGAATATCACATACAACCACTTAAATTTACCTACTCAGGTTGCTTTGGGGGGCGGGAATATTTCCTATATTTACGACGCTACAGGTGTTAAGCTTAAGAAGGTAGTGAGCACTGGAGCAACAACAGAGTATGCAGGTAATTACGTATACGAAAATGGTTCTTTGAAATTCTTTAACCACCCTGAGGGGTACGTGCGCACTGAACTTGTTTCAGGTTCTGTACAATATGGCTATGTATACCAATACAAGGATCATTTAGGGAATGTTAGATTGAGTTATAGCGATACCGATGGTAACGGAAGTGTTACATCTTCTAAAATACTGGAGGAGAACAACTACTATCCCTTTGGGCTAAAACACAAAGGGTACAATAATGTTATAAATGGTACGGATCATAAGTATGGGTTTGGTGGTAAAGAGGAACAAGACGAACTTGGTCTTGGTTGGATAGATATTACTGCTCGTAATTATAACCCTGAATTAGGACGTTGGATGAATATAGACCCATTAGCAGAAAAGATGAGAAGACATAGTCCGTACAATTACGCGTTTGATAATCCAATATACTTTATTGATTATGATGGTATGATGCCAAGTGGACCTGGAAAAAAATATGTTTTAGCCTCTTCACAGACTGGAAATATTTCTCCAGTAAGAAAGAATTCTTATTTTAATAAGGGGCGTAAAAGAGGTGAAAATGGTTTAAATTATCATTACCATAGCTTACCAAGCTCTGGTTTATCATCAACTGGAACTAAAACAGAATTATCGGGAAATATAATTAAGCCTAATTTAGTTGAAAAAGTGATAACAAAGCTTAGCGCTAAAGAATTAACTAATTCAATATCTAGCGAAGTAACTACGGTTACTGGTCAATATTTTGATAGTGAAGGAAATAAATTGGATAGTATTGATGGGGCTAGTTCTTATTCTGTTAATACAGCAACTGAAACAACTACATTTGAACCCGGATATACAGGAGAATTACCAGAGGAAGGTACTGTAACTAACACTAGTTCAACTACCACTTATGACATTACTGGTGGTTCTGGAATGAAAGAATATGGAGGTAAACAACTTACTAATGCCAAGACAACTAGTACCGAGCCTTCAATTTCAAAAATAAATTTTGAAGACGCATCAACACAGCAGCAAGAAACTGTAAAAACTCATGTTGATTCCAACTTTAAAGCAGCTGCTAAGATAGCTATGAAAACGCTACAAAATTTAGAAAAAGCTATTCCTGTACCTGAAGCCAAAGAACCAAAATAG
- a CDS encoding helix-turn-helix domain-containing protein: MTECRKARNLSQKELAKIFSTSHTTIGKYERDEMTPSIEAAKKLAKILDTTVGYLLSDKFPVLHYSKVNAYYW, translated from the coding sequence TTGACAGAGTGTAGAAAAGCAAGAAACCTATCTCAAAAAGAGCTGGCGAAGATTTTCAGTACGTCTCATACTACGATTGGTAAGTACGAGCGTGATGAGATGACACCTTCTATTGAAGCTGCTAAAAAACTGGCGAAGATTTTAGATACGACTGTTGGTTATTTATTGAGCGATAAATTTCCGGTTTTACATTATAGTAAGGTAAATGCTTACTATTGGTAA
- a CDS encoding type II toxin-antitoxin system RelE/ParE family toxin: MGSKLIVEPDAQIEIYDAIDWYESKQTGLGEEFYNYLEGYFETLRNGNANFPIKRKPVFRELPLKRFPYVIIYTKEKDAIYVYSVFNAHQHPLKKVK; the protein is encoded by the coding sequence ATGGGTTCTAAATTAATCGTTGAACCAGATGCTCAAATTGAAATCTACGATGCAATAGACTGGTACGAATCCAAACAGACTGGTTTGGGTGAAGAATTTTATAATTATTTAGAAGGTTACTTTGAAACGTTGAGAAATGGAAATGCCAATTTTCCAATTAAACGTAAACCTGTGTTTAGGGAATTACCTTTAAAACGATTTCCGTATGTAATTATATATACAAAAGAAAAAGATGCAATATATGTTTACTCAGTATTCAATGCACATCAACATCCACTTAAAAAAGTAAAATAA